A genomic segment from Saimiri boliviensis isolate mSaiBol1 chromosome 14, mSaiBol1.pri, whole genome shotgun sequence encodes:
- the ZNF225 gene encoding zinc finger protein 225 isoform X5, with translation MLENFRNVLSVGGKIQTEMETVQEQGTHEGLFSHQTWEQISSDLTKFQDSMVNSSQFPKQVNARLSIIHKGQKPSEGGQCKKSFSDVSILDLHQQLQPREKSHTCDECGKSFCYSSALRIHQRVHMGEKLFNCDVCGKEFNQSSHLQIHQRIHTGEKPFRCEQCGKGFSRRSGLYVHRKLHTGEKPHVCEECGKAFIHDSQLQEHQRIHTGEKPFKCDICCKSFRSRANLNRHSMVHMQEKPFRCDTCGKSFGLKSALNSHRMIHTGEKRYKCEECGKRFIYRQDLYKHQIDHTGEKPYNCKECGKSFRWASGLSRHVRVHSGETPFKCEECGKGFYTNSQRYSHQRAHSGEKPYRCEECGKGYKRRLDLDFHQRVHRGEKPYNCKECGKSFGWASCLLNHQRIHSGEKPFKCEECGKRFTQNSQLYTHRRVHSGEKPFKCEECGKRFTQNSQLYSHRRVHTGVKPYKCEECGKGYNSKFNLDMHQRVHTGERPYNCKECGKSFSRASSILNHKRLHDDEKPFKCEECGKRFTENSQLHSHQSVHTGEKPYKCERCGKSFRWASTHLTHQRLHRREKPLQCEDCGKSIVHSSCLKDQQRDQSGEKPCKCEDCGKRYKRRLNLDMLLSLFLNDI, from the exons ATGCTGGAGAATTTCAGGAACGTGCTCTCAGTGG GAGGCAAGATCCAAACTGAGATGGAAACTGTTCAAGAACAAGGAACACATGAAGGATTGTTCAGCCATCAAACCTGGGAACAAATTTCGAGTGACTTAACCAAGTTTCAAGACTCCATGGTAAACAGCTCTCAGTTCCCCAAACAGGTTAATGCCAGACTGTCTATAATTCACAAAGGACAGAAACCTTCTGAGGGTGGGCAGTGTAAGAAATCCTTTAGTGATGTCTCCATCCTTGATCTTCATCAACAATTGCAGCCAAGAGAGAAGTCTCATACATGTGATGAATGTGGAAAGAGTTTCTGTTATAGCTCAGCTCTTCGTATCCATCAGAGAGTTCACATGGGGGAGAAACTCTTTAATTGTGATGTGTGTGGTAAGGAATTCAATCAGAGCTCACATCTGCAAATTCATCAGAGaatccacactggagagaaaccattcAGATGTGAGCAGTGTGGGAAAGGCTTTAGTCGTAGATCAGGACTTTATGTTCATCGTAAATtacacacaggagagaaacctcATGTTTGTgaggaatgtgggaaggccttcatTCATGATTCCCAGCTTCAGGAACATCAAAGAATCCATACTGGGGAGAAACCATTCAAATGTGATATATGTTGTAAGAGCTTCCGTAGTAGAGCAAATCTTAATAGGCATTCCATGGTTCACATGCAAGAGAAACCATTCAGATGTGATACATGTGGTAAGAGCTTTGGTTTGAAATCAGCACTTAATAGTCATCGCATGattcacacaggagagaaacgGTACAAATGTGAGGAATGTGGAAAACGCTTCATTTATAGGCAAGATCTTTATAAGCATCAGATAGAccacacaggggagaagccatATAATTGTAAAGAGTGTGGAAAGAGCTTCAGATGGGCCTCGGGTCTTTCAAGACATGTGCGAGTCCACAGTGGAGAGACACCAttcaaatgtgaagaatgtgggaaGGGATTTTATACAAATTCACAGCGTTATTCTCACCAGAGAGCCCACAGTGGAGAAAAGCCATATCGATGTGAGGAGTGTGGGAAGGGCTACAAAAGGAGATTGGATCTTGACTTTCATCAGAGGGTTCACagaggagagaaaccctataattgtaaggaatgtgggaagagCTTTGGCTGGGCCTCATGTCTTTTGAATCATCAGAGAATCCACAGTGGAGAAAAACCGttcaaatgtgaagaatgtgggaaaAGATTTACTCAGAATTCACAACTTTATACCCATCGTAGAGTCCATAGTGGGGAAAAACCATTCAAATGTGAAGAGTGTGGGAAAAGATTTACTCAGAATTCACAACTTTATTCTCATCGCAGAGTCCACACTGGAGTAAAGCCATACAAATGTGAGGAGTGTGGGAAGGGGTACAACAGTAAGTTTAATCTTGACATGCACCAGAGAGTCCACACGGGAGAGAGACCTTATAATTGTAAAGAATGTGGGAAGAGCTTTAGCCGGGCCTCAAGTATTTTGAATCATAAGAGACTCCACGATGATGAAAAGCCATTCAAATGTGAAGAGTGTGGGAAGAGATTTACTGAGAATTCACAGCTTCATTCCCATCAGAGTGTTCACACTGGGGAAAAACCATACAAATGTGAGAGGTGTGGAAAGAGCTTCAGATGGGCCTCAACTCATCTAACCCATCAGAGACTCCACAGAAGAGAAAAACCACTTCAATGTGAGGACTGTGGGAAGAGCATTGTGCACAGTTCATGCCTTAAAGACCAACAAAGAGACCAAAGTGGAGAGAAACCATGTAAATGTGAGGACTGTGGGAAGCGCTACAAGAGGCGTTTGAATCTTGATAtgcttttgtcattatttttaaatgacatataa